Proteins found in one candidate division KSB1 bacterium genomic segment:
- a CDS encoding thymidine phosphorylase, producing MNIEQLIVKKRDGSHLSEAELKSIIDGYVAGLVPDYQMAALLMAIYFQGMSIEETQALTKLMVQSGRTVDFSHLDRMPVDKHSTGGVGDKVSLVLAPLAAAAGVAVPMMSGRGLGHSGGTLDKLESIPGFRTQLSLTEFVQQVEKIGLAMIGQTDEIVPADKKIYALRDRTGTVPSIPLVVASILSKKIAEGAKALVLDVKTGRGAFFSSFDRANQLAETFISIAKSFGLPTTAMMTAMDQPLGYAVGNWLEVKEAIDTLHGGGPNDLVEITLALTAEMLRLAGKPIHHSDQLQFLLANGAAYNKFIEMVTAQGGDISVVENPARYPFSQYHETVLSTKSGYVHEINALKIGLLSMELGAGRAKIGDPIDPTAGIVLCHKVGDRVERGEPLAEIYHSKVMNAEQIEHALRSAIEIDEAPCQVPRLILGSIH from the coding sequence ATGAATATTGAACAATTGATTGTGAAAAAGCGAGACGGATCTCACCTTTCAGAGGCAGAGTTGAAATCAATAATCGATGGCTATGTCGCTGGTTTGGTCCCAGACTACCAAATGGCCGCTTTATTGATGGCCATTTATTTTCAGGGCATGAGCATAGAAGAGACTCAAGCATTGACCAAGCTCATGGTTCAATCGGGCCGGACGGTAGACTTCAGCCATTTAGATCGGATGCCTGTCGATAAGCACAGCACTGGAGGGGTCGGTGATAAGGTGTCATTGGTCTTGGCCCCATTGGCCGCCGCGGCAGGGGTAGCAGTTCCCATGATGTCTGGTCGTGGATTGGGCCATTCTGGTGGGACATTGGACAAATTAGAATCGATCCCCGGCTTTCGAACCCAGTTGAGCTTGACAGAGTTCGTTCAACAAGTTGAAAAAATCGGCCTTGCCATGATTGGGCAAACCGATGAGATTGTCCCGGCGGACAAAAAGATTTATGCGTTACGCGATCGCACAGGAACTGTGCCATCGATCCCTTTAGTTGTTGCCAGCATATTGAGCAAAAAGATCGCAGAAGGTGCAAAGGCCCTGGTGTTGGATGTTAAAACTGGTCGTGGAGCATTTTTTAGCTCATTTGACCGAGCGAACCAATTAGCCGAGACATTCATCTCGATTGCAAAAAGCTTCGGCCTGCCCACTACGGCCATGATGACGGCCATGGATCAGCCTTTAGGTTATGCGGTTGGGAATTGGCTGGAGGTTAAAGAAGCAATTGATACATTGCATGGTGGTGGCCCAAATGACTTAGTTGAAATTACTTTGGCGCTCACGGCAGAGATGCTGCGATTGGCGGGAAAGCCAATTCATCATTCTGATCAATTGCAATTTTTATTAGCCAATGGAGCTGCCTATAATAAATTTATTGAGATGGTAACTGCCCAGGGAGGTGATATTTCAGTCGTTGAAAATCCTGCTCGATATCCCTTCAGCCAATATCATGAAACCGTGCTCAGCACCAAATCAGGTTATGTTCACGAGATAAATGCGCTGAAGATCGGCTTGTTGTCCATGGAACTCGGCGCTGGTCGGGCAAAAATTGGAGATCCCATTGATCCCACCGCGGGGATCGTTTTGTGCCATAAAGTCGGTGATCGCGTGGAACGCGGTGAGCCTTTGGCTGAAATCTATCACTCAAAAGTGATGAATGCTGAGCAAATTGAACACGCTTTACGATCGGCAATTGAAATTGATGAAGCACCATGTCAGGTCCCAAGATTGATATTGGGCTCCATTCACTAA
- a CDS encoding PBP1A family penicillin-binding protein, translating to MFLIIYIAILSQDLPSLSQLENYDPELATKLYSRDGVVIKELFTKKRIFIPLEQIPDNMIKAVLATEDRIFYKHWGINVKRFTYVMLVNLIHFRYQQGASTITQQLARQLYLNLEKKISRKIKEWITAIQIERTYTKNEILEMYLNQMNFGQGNYGVQAAALDFFGKNARDLTLEECALLAGLLQRPASYYPYRYPERAMQRRNVVLHNMLEQKYITREQYEQAKAQPLRLKPYDPKAIYGIAPYFTEYVRQQLQDRYSMDLYKGGYSVYTTLDTRVQAAAERAMQNQLHQLQKKFNKRLISSNRFKKLIPEEVLAEIPLERLKSNERLLDSLLTEYVPIQAALIALDPRDGQILAMIGGRDFEKYKFNRALQAKRQPGSTFKPIVYTAAIDNGYPPCYELLNQPVVLYLPNGDRWAPRNYDNSQGGPTTLREALRRSLNLVTARLVQELVPPKTVADYAEKLGITTPVPPYEAVALGSADVILAEMTAAFGVFANQGILTKPFGVLRVEDKYGNKLEENKPEIKEVLRKETAYIMADMLRTVVDHGTGVAARTTFHFYRPAGGKTGTTNGFTDAWFIGFTPQIVAGVWVGFDDPALSLGEGQAGAVVALPIWAPFMKTAHDTLELPVLDFEMPPGVVRLEICKETKKLASEYCPEIISELFETRFAPTEHCDVHTGFHDRKKSQENIRKRIRF from the coding sequence TTGTTTCTTATTATTTATATCGCGATTTTGAGTCAGGACCTACCTTCGTTAAGTCAATTGGAGAACTACGATCCTGAGCTGGCGACCAAGCTTTACTCTCGGGATGGGGTGGTGATTAAAGAGCTCTTTACCAAAAAGCGGATCTTCATCCCGTTGGAGCAAATTCCGGACAACATGATTAAAGCAGTGTTGGCCACAGAGGACCGCATTTTTTACAAGCATTGGGGCATCAATGTAAAACGCTTTACTTACGTGATGTTGGTCAATCTCATTCATTTTCGTTATCAACAGGGAGCAAGCACCATTACCCAGCAATTGGCCCGACAATTATATTTGAATTTGGAAAAGAAAATCTCGCGCAAGATCAAAGAGTGGATCACGGCCATCCAGATTGAACGGACCTATACGAAGAATGAAATCTTGGAGATGTACCTGAACCAGATGAATTTTGGTCAGGGCAATTATGGGGTGCAAGCTGCAGCATTGGATTTCTTCGGGAAGAACGCACGAGATTTGACGCTCGAGGAATGTGCTTTGTTGGCTGGATTATTGCAGCGACCTGCCTCATACTACCCCTACCGCTATCCAGAGCGCGCCATGCAGCGGAGAAACGTGGTGTTGCATAATATGTTGGAGCAAAAATACATTACTCGGGAACAGTATGAGCAGGCTAAAGCCCAGCCGCTTCGATTGAAGCCTTATGATCCAAAGGCGATCTACGGGATCGCTCCATATTTCACTGAATATGTACGCCAGCAACTGCAGGATCGTTATAGCATGGACCTTTATAAAGGGGGCTATTCAGTATATACTACGTTAGATACCAGAGTGCAAGCAGCAGCCGAGCGGGCGATGCAAAACCAGCTCCACCAATTGCAGAAAAAATTTAACAAACGGCTCATTTCCAGCAATCGATTTAAAAAATTGATTCCAGAAGAGGTTTTAGCCGAAATTCCTCTTGAGCGGCTTAAGAGCAATGAACGACTACTGGACTCGCTTTTAACAGAATATGTGCCAATTCAAGCGGCGCTGATCGCCCTTGATCCGCGGGATGGACAGATCTTAGCAATGATCGGAGGACGAGACTTTGAAAAATACAAGTTCAATCGTGCCCTTCAAGCAAAAAGGCAGCCAGGATCAACTTTTAAACCGATTGTTTACACGGCTGCGATTGATAATGGATATCCGCCATGTTACGAACTTTTGAACCAGCCAGTGGTGCTATATCTTCCAAACGGTGATCGATGGGCACCACGCAATTATGACAATTCCCAGGGCGGGCCAACTACGTTGCGTGAAGCCTTACGACGTTCGCTAAATCTGGTGACCGCTCGACTGGTCCAAGAACTTGTTCCACCGAAAACGGTAGCTGATTATGCAGAAAAATTGGGCATTACCACCCCTGTTCCGCCCTATGAGGCCGTTGCCCTTGGCTCGGCGGATGTAATTCTGGCCGAAATGACAGCTGCCTTTGGCGTTTTTGCCAATCAGGGAATTCTCACCAAACCCTTTGGCGTCTTGAGAGTCGAGGATAAATACGGCAATAAATTGGAAGAAAATAAGCCCGAAATCAAAGAGGTGCTTCGTAAGGAAACAGCCTATATCATGGCGGATATGCTCAGAACCGTTGTGGATCATGGCACTGGGGTCGCAGCCCGGACGACCTTTCATTTCTATCGACCCGCAGGTGGTAAAACTGGGACAACGAATGGTTTCACCGATGCGTGGTTCATTGGCTTTACCCCACAAATCGTTGCTGGAGTTTGGGTCGGCTTCGATGACCCAGCGCTGTCCCTCGGAGAAGGACAAGCTGGCGCTGTCGTTGCGCTGCCGATCTGGGCGCCGTTCATGAAAACCGCCCACGATACCCTCGAGCTCCCAGTACTCGATTTCGAAATGCCCCCTGGGGTGGTCCGTTTGGAAATCTGCAAAGAAACAAAAAAATTGGCGTCCGAATATTGTCCTGAAATCATCTCCGAGCTATTCGAAACCCGGTTTGCCCCGACCGAGCATTGCGATGTTCATACGGGATTCCATGACAGGAAAAAATCCCAGGAAAACATCCGCAAACGCATTCGCTTCTGA
- a CDS encoding ribose-phosphate pyrophosphokinase — MSNSLKVFAGTNGKQLAKKIVDYLGIPLGDSSIQYFSDGEIWVKYNENIRGCDVFIVQSTNAPSSNLMELLIMIDAARRSSAKRITAVIPYYGYARQDRKDQPRVAITAKLVANLITTAGADRVLTMDLHAAQIQGFFDIPLDHLYSAPILVDYYLKRGIEDLVVLSPDIGGVKFARAYAKRLHIPLAIADKRRPKPNQAEVMSIIGSVKDKNILIIDDIVDTGGTMLQAAEAAFLEGAKGAYAGCTHAILSGNAPEKLKNSFFSEIVVTDTIPLDEKKMFDKLKVISVANLFGNAIQRIHNEESISILFD, encoded by the coding sequence ATGAGCAATTCTTTGAAGGTATTCGCTGGAACGAATGGAAAGCAATTGGCCAAGAAGATTGTCGATTACTTGGGTATCCCGCTAGGGGATTCCAGCATCCAATACTTTAGCGATGGTGAAATTTGGGTGAAGTATAATGAGAATATCCGTGGTTGTGATGTTTTCATCGTTCAGTCAACCAATGCGCCATCTAGCAATTTGATGGAATTGCTTATCATGATCGATGCAGCGCGTCGTTCTTCGGCTAAAAGGATCACCGCTGTCATTCCATATTATGGATATGCCCGGCAAGATCGAAAAGATCAGCCGCGCGTGGCGATCACCGCGAAATTGGTGGCAAATCTGATCACCACTGCTGGGGCAGATCGCGTTTTGACCATGGATCTTCATGCTGCCCAAATTCAAGGTTTTTTTGATATCCCACTGGATCATTTATATTCGGCACCGATTTTGGTCGACTATTATTTGAAACGTGGGATAGAGGATTTGGTGGTGCTATCTCCCGATATTGGCGGCGTCAAATTTGCCCGGGCTTATGCGAAACGACTTCATATTCCCCTTGCGATTGCGGACAAACGCCGACCAAAGCCAAACCAAGCGGAGGTCATGAGTATCATTGGTTCAGTGAAGGATAAAAACATCCTTATTATCGACGATATTGTCGATACCGGAGGGACAATGCTGCAAGCGGCTGAGGCAGCGTTTTTGGAGGGGGCAAAAGGTGCTTATGCCGGGTGTACCCATGCTATCTTGTCTGGGAATGCGCCAGAAAAATTGAAAAATTCCTTTTTTTCTGAAATCGTTGTTACTGATACGATCCCGTTGGATGAAAAAAAGATGTTCGATAAATTAAAAGTAATATCGGTGGCGAATTTATTCGGGAATGCCATCCAGCGAATTCATAATGAGGAATCCATTAGTATTTTATTTGATTGA
- the spoVG gene encoding septation regulator SpoVG, with the protein MEITEVNVTLRNEEKLKAFVNVTFDNQFVVRGMKVIKGANGYFVSMPSRRMSDGSFRDIAHPINNEFRQLIEKVILEEYNRKLQSGAPVEESTSEDELY; encoded by the coding sequence ATGGAAATAACAGAAGTCAACGTTACCCTACGCAACGAAGAAAAGCTGAAAGCTTTTGTTAATGTAACGTTTGATAATCAGTTTGTTGTCCGCGGAATGAAAGTCATAAAAGGGGCAAACGGCTATTTTGTCAGTATGCCCAGTCGAAGAATGTCTGATGGTTCCTTTCGAGATATTGCCCATCCAATCAACAACGAGTTTCGTCAGTTGATTGAAAAAGTCATCCTTGAAGAGTACAATCGAAAATTGCAATCAGGAGCTCCAGTCGAAGAGTCCACCTCTGAGGATGAGCTGTATTAA
- a CDS encoding UDP-2,3-diacylglucosamine diphosphatase: protein MEKIFFISDLHIGAGTRSEEELRLKRLFSFFHHINQPGNQLFIVGDLFDFWFEYRHVIPNQYFNVLYRIHQLIESQVTVHFLPGNHDSWIKDFFAKHVKMRVHPEMAELVIQSKKLLLFHGDGISKKDVGYRILKKIFRNPVNIFLYRLVHPDIGIPLAKLMSQGSRKHTAGKILNDEEDYWNFAMEKFQLGFDYVIVGHSHNPLFRKFGDQAFLNLGDWINHFSYGELHRGELTLRYWNS, encoded by the coding sequence ATGGAAAAGATATTTTTTATTTCGGATCTTCACATCGGTGCTGGTACCAGAAGCGAAGAAGAACTTAGGCTGAAGCGACTCTTTTCATTTTTTCATCATATCAATCAACCTGGCAATCAGCTTTTCATAGTTGGAGATCTGTTCGATTTCTGGTTTGAATATCGGCATGTGATCCCAAACCAATATTTCAATGTCCTTTATCGCATTCATCAGCTTATCGAGAGCCAGGTGACGGTTCATTTCCTCCCAGGAAATCATGATAGCTGGATTAAAGATTTCTTTGCCAAACATGTCAAAATGCGGGTTCACCCAGAAATGGCCGAGCTTGTAATCCAATCGAAAAAATTGTTATTGTTTCATGGGGATGGTATTTCCAAAAAGGATGTGGGGTATCGAATTCTAAAAAAGATCTTTCGCAATCCAGTAAACATATTTTTATATCGGTTGGTTCATCCTGATATTGGGATCCCGCTGGCAAAGCTAATGTCCCAGGGGAGTAGAAAGCATACCGCTGGGAAAATCCTTAATGATGAAGAAGACTACTGGAACTTCGCCATGGAGAAATTTCAATTGGGTTTCGATTATGTGATCGTCGGTCATTCTCATAACCCATTATTCAGGAAATTCGGAGACCAAGCGTTTTTAAATTTGGGGGACTGGATCAATCATTTTAGTTATGGGGAATTACATCGCGGTGAGTTAACTTTGCGCTATTGGAACAGTTGA
- the glmM gene encoding phosphoglucosamine mutase: MAKLMVSISGIRGVVGDGLTPEVVLRYAQAFGAYLGGGKVVVGRDSRITGPMVKHAVLSGLTAMGCDVIDIGICPTPTVELAVEHFKARGGIAITASHNPIEWNALKLIDASGMFLDEIQGKKVIQLADEAEFRFVPWDQIGKIELNNTAIRHHIDAILRLDLISPEKIAARKFRVVVDCVNGAGGTILPQLLQRLGCDVIFINEDPTGLFSHPPEPLPENLKELCQTVKRTGADLGFAVDPDVDRLAIVDEHGNPLGEEYTLALAVNYVLQKRHGPVAVNVSVTQAIDEIAAKYGAEVFRTKVGEIHVAKKMKEVKAVIGGEGNGGVILPELHLGRDAPVGIALTLQQLAEFGGSIGELQRSLPQYVIAKSRIELADVNIGELLKTMTNKYNNQRLDLTDGLKILWPDRWVQIRPSNTEPIIRIYAEAKTMDQANALAYQFVEEIKQLSALS; this comes from the coding sequence GTGGCGAAATTAATGGTTAGCATCTCGGGAATAAGAGGCGTGGTTGGAGATGGGTTAACCCCAGAGGTGGTCCTCCGATACGCCCAGGCATTCGGGGCTTATTTGGGTGGAGGAAAGGTGGTGGTAGGAAGAGACTCCCGAATCACTGGACCCATGGTCAAGCATGCGGTGCTCTCTGGCCTGACGGCCATGGGATGCGATGTAATTGATATCGGCATTTGCCCAACGCCAACGGTAGAATTGGCGGTGGAGCATTTTAAGGCGCGTGGAGGCATTGCCATCACAGCCAGCCATAATCCAATCGAATGGAACGCGTTGAAATTGATCGATGCCTCTGGCATGTTCCTCGATGAGATACAAGGCAAGAAAGTCATTCAGCTTGCCGACGAAGCAGAATTTCGCTTTGTCCCTTGGGATCAAATTGGAAAGATCGAACTTAATAACACCGCTATTCGGCATCATATCGATGCCATTTTGCGATTAGATTTGATTTCACCAGAGAAGATAGCTGCCCGGAAATTTAGGGTTGTCGTAGATTGTGTGAATGGAGCAGGTGGGACCATTTTACCCCAATTATTGCAACGCCTGGGATGCGATGTGATATTTATCAATGAGGATCCAACTGGGTTATTTTCGCATCCACCAGAACCATTGCCAGAGAATCTCAAAGAATTATGCCAGACAGTGAAGCGCACTGGTGCCGATCTGGGCTTTGCAGTGGATCCGGATGTCGATCGGCTCGCCATTGTCGATGAGCACGGCAATCCCCTGGGCGAGGAGTATACTTTGGCGTTAGCTGTGAATTATGTGCTTCAAAAAAGACACGGGCCAGTGGCGGTCAATGTCTCGGTCACCCAGGCGATCGACGAAATTGCTGCCAAATATGGCGCTGAGGTGTTTCGAACCAAAGTTGGGGAAATTCATGTCGCAAAAAAGATGAAGGAAGTGAAGGCGGTGATCGGTGGGGAAGGAAACGGAGGAGTTATCTTGCCGGAGCTTCATTTAGGCCGAGATGCACCAGTGGGAATTGCCTTAACTTTGCAGCAATTGGCTGAATTTGGGGGCTCTATTGGCGAATTGCAACGATCTTTGCCGCAATATGTGATCGCTAAGAGTCGCATTGAATTGGCCGATGTGAATATTGGCGAGTTATTGAAGACGATGACCAATAAATACAATAACCAGCGTCTCGATCTGACGGACGGTTTGAAGATCCTATGGCCCGATCGCTGGGTGCAAATTCGACCGTCCAATACAGAGCCAATTATCCGAATCTACGCTGAGGCGAAAACCATGGACCAAGCCAATGCACTGGCTTATCAATTTGTTGAGGAGATTAAGCAATTGAGCGCTCTTAGTTGA
- a CDS encoding nitroreductase family protein, translating to MSVYEIILKRRTIRRFKQEPLSLELLEKLVNAGRLAPSGANLQPLEFIIVDDPEMVNKVFPALKWAGYIAPAGNPPEGKRPVAYIVVLVNTQIKSGNGSVDAAAAIENMILTALEENVGSCWLGSIDRNQLRSVFDIPQHYQIDSVVALGYPDESPVVEEVKDSIKYWKDDQGVLHVPKRRLSDIVHYNRF from the coding sequence GTGAGCGTTTATGAGATAATTCTGAAGCGTCGAACGATTCGCCGGTTTAAACAAGAACCGCTTTCTTTGGAGCTATTGGAAAAATTAGTCAACGCAGGACGATTAGCGCCATCGGGGGCAAATCTGCAGCCATTGGAATTCATTATTGTCGATGATCCGGAGATGGTGAACAAGGTATTTCCTGCTTTGAAATGGGCAGGTTATATTGCTCCTGCGGGGAATCCCCCTGAAGGAAAACGTCCAGTGGCGTATATTGTGGTGTTGGTCAATACTCAGATCAAATCGGGGAACGGCAGCGTGGACGCAGCCGCGGCTATCGAAAACATGATCCTGACAGCCCTGGAAGAAAATGTAGGATCTTGCTGGCTGGGATCGATCGATCGGAATCAATTGAGATCGGTTTTTGACATCCCCCAGCATTATCAAATCGACTCGGTAGTGGCATTGGGCTATCCCGATGAGTCGCCAGTAGTGGAAGAAGTGAAAGATTCAATTAAATATTGGAAGGACGATCAAGGTGTTCTGCATGTCCCTAAAAGAAGATTAAGCGATATTGTTCATTATAATCGGTTCTAA
- the ispE gene encoding 4-(cytidine 5'-diphospho)-2-C-methyl-D-erythritol kinase: MEECYERAYAKINIGLQILGRRSDGYHEIETIFQQIDLYDEIIIQKTDHHGIELWSNDARLPLGESNLCVQAAKLIRQHSGRNDGVLIRLYKHIPLAAGLGGGSSDAAAVLRGLSRLWRLDLSLDRFHELAKELGADVPFFLYGGTALGTGIGDQIRPIELPFNFFCVLVYPNIEISSRWAFSNYNFSLTKTKKSIKLSYLFFKGMTISDLRKVVRNDLEEVVLRRYPLLGEIKQMLYDRGAFFASMSGSGSTIYGLFDNYTDAVAVERSGFMPYQIIVAMPMITTTHL; this comes from the coding sequence ATGGAGGAATGTTACGAGAGAGCTTATGCGAAAATCAATATTGGGCTCCAAATTTTAGGCAGACGTTCCGATGGCTATCACGAGATTGAAACGATTTTCCAACAAATTGATCTTTATGACGAGATAATAATCCAAAAAACGGATCATCATGGGATCGAATTGTGGAGTAATGATGCAAGGCTGCCTTTGGGCGAATCGAACCTCTGCGTTCAGGCAGCAAAATTAATTCGCCAGCATAGTGGTCGGAATGACGGTGTCTTGATTCGGCTTTATAAGCACATTCCATTAGCAGCAGGATTAGGGGGTGGAAGCAGTGACGCGGCGGCAGTCTTAAGGGGCTTATCTCGCCTTTGGCGATTGGATTTATCGCTCGATCGATTCCATGAACTGGCTAAAGAGCTGGGTGCGGATGTGCCGTTTTTCTTGTATGGTGGTACAGCATTAGGCACAGGGATCGGGGATCAAATTCGACCGATTGAATTACCATTTAATTTTTTTTGTGTTCTCGTATATCCAAATATTGAAATTTCTTCAAGATGGGCATTTAGTAATTATAATTTTAGCTTGACAAAGACAAAAAAAAGTATTAAATTATCCTACTTATTTTTCAAGGGTATGACAATTTCTGATCTAAGAAAGGTCGTTCGAAATGATTTAGAGGAGGTGGTTCTTCGGCGCTATCCATTGCTTGGCGAGATCAAACAAATGCTATATGATCGAGGCGCATTTTTCGCTAGTATGTCGGGCAGTGGATCAACCATTTATGGATTGTTTGATAATTATACAGATGCGGTGGCGGTGGAGAGGTCAGGATTTATGCCCTACCAAATTATCGTTGCAATGCCAATGATAACAACGACCCATCTGTAG